The Thermomicrobiales bacterium genome contains the following window.
TGGGCGTTGACGTGCGGGACGCTGTACTCGAACAGGAGCAGCGCCGTCGAGATGGCAACACCGCCGGCCAGCACGCCACCGAGGACGCGCAGGTCATCACCCCCCGCGCCCAGCAACGCGCCGGCGACGAGCAGGATCGCCGCCCCGGCGACTCCGGCCTGCGCCAGCAGATGCGGCAGGGTTAGCGGCGACTGCCAGGAATCGCGCCCTTCGGCCTGGCCGAACAGGAACGCGGTGTAGCCGGCCGCTGCGGCAGCCAACGGGATCGAGAGCGCCATCAGCACATTCTGGGCGGCATCGAGATCGAGGAGCGCAGCGACGAGCCAGAGGAACGCAACCCCGCCGAACAGGCCGAGGATGTAACCGCCCCAGACCAGCCACGAGGTCGGGTTCGGCTTGAGCAACAGGAACCAGAACCGCTCCGGCCGCTTCAGATCGGCGATCAGAAAGATGGCGGTGAGGACGATGAACGCTATCGCCAGCACCGGCGCAGCGAGATCGAACGTGCTGCGGTCACCGGCCCAGCCGAAAAGCAGCAGTATTGCCGCGATCAGCAGCGCGCCTGCGGCAATTCCCTTTGTCCAGAGATACGTCGCCACCCGCCATCCCCACGGCTTCGGGTGGTGGACGTCGTAGACGACTTTCGTGTCACCGGGGCCAACCAGCGGCTCGTTGGCCTGCTTTGCCTCCTTCGGCCGGCCATCCGGCCGGATCTCGCCCCACAGGTAGGCGTTGTCCCACGACAGCGCCTCGGGGGTGAGGCTGGCGTCATCGGCGCCGAGGTAGAACAGCTTCGGTCTGGTGCCCTGCTCCGGCTTGCGGACCGATACGTTCTCGCGCGAGATCAGCTGGTGGATCTCGCTGGTTGGGTCGTCGATGTCACCTGCGATAATCGCCTTGGCCGGACAGACGACGACGCAAGCCGGCAGCAGGTTCTGGTCGACCCGATGGGCGCAGTAGTTACATTTCGCGGCCGTGTTGGTGAACGGGTCGATATAGATCGCGTCGTACGGACACGCTTGCATGCACGATTTGCAGCCGATGCAACGGCTCGCGTCGAAGTCGACAATGCCATCTGGCCGGCGATAGAGCGCCTTCGTCGGGCAGATCTCGATGCAGGGGGCGTTGTCGCAGTGGTTACAGCGCTCGACGGTGAAGAACCGCCGCGTATTGGGGAACTCCCCCTTCTCTGTGTACTTCACCCAGGTGCGGAAGACGCCGAGCGGCACTTCGTTCTCGGATTTGCAGGCGACGGTGCAAGCGTGGCAGCCGATGCACTTGCGATGGTCGATAACGAATCCGTAGCGCATTGCGATTGCCCCTCGTCTTCGCAGTCCGTTGCGTCAGTTTGCTCGCGGCGTGGGGGCATCGTCGCACGATCGCGCCGAATGCGATAGAGCGCCCGACGTTTACCGATGTCAGTGGTGGACCGGCGTCCATCAGACGCGTTAGCGGGTCAGCCGCGAGACCATGCTGACCATCTGAGCTACCGCCTTCTCCGGCGAAGGGTACTCGTCCGGGTTGCGCAGGCAGTGCAGGGCAAACTCTTCGAGCAGTTCGGTCGAGAGCGAGTGGCTGGCAGAGCGCATCGCGCTGATTTGCGTCATCACATCGCTGCAGTCGCGGCCTTCGTCGATCATCTTCTGAATGCCACGCGCCTGCCCCTCGATCCGCTTGAGGCGCTGGATCATGTCTTCGCGTATGTCGGCGTCGAGCCGATCGATCGATGGCATCGGCTGGGCGACTCCTATCGAATCTGATTCCTACCATACCCCTGTGGGGTATGAGTGTGTGAGATGTCCTCTACGATGTCAAGCGCGAAGAATCTCTCCCCACGTCCGGCCGGCGTGCGCGATGGATGGCGATCAGGCCGAGGCCGAATGTGCGGTACTGGATCTCGACGAACCCTGCCCGTCGCATCGTCTCCGCCAGTTCCGCGGGACTCGCGAATGCCGCGGCGGAGTCCGGCAGGTAGGCGTAGGCGTCCTTGTCACGGGCAATGATCTGGCCGAGCAGGCGCGCGACGACACCAAACCCGACGCTGAGCAGGTATCCGACGAGGCCGTCGCGGCGCGACGCCTCCAGGCAGACGACGCGGCCCCCGGGGCGCAGTACCCGGCACATCTCCCGAAACGCCTGCTCCTGGTCAGTGACGTTGCGCACGAGAAATCCGCTGGTCACACAGTCGAACGACTCGTCGGCGAATGGCAGCGCCAGTGCGTCGGCGACGGCGAAGCGCAGGTTCGTGACACCCTCGCGAGTCGCTCGCTCGACGGCGGGAGCGAGCATCTCCGGCACGAAGTCGACGGCGACGACCTCGCGAGCGCCGAGATGAACGAGCTGGCGGGCAATATCGCCGGTGCCAGCCCCGAGATCGAGCGCAACTGCGCCGGCCGGCTCGGCTGCGCGGGCCGCCACCCGTTTCCAGTAGCGATGCCTGCCGGCCGTCATCAGGTCGTTCAACAGATCGTAGCGGCCGGCGATCCGGGCGAACATCGACTGGACATAGATCGCCTTGTCCTCGAGAGGCGGGACGTGGGACGGATGGTGCGTGGGCGTCGGCATCAGCGGGGTTTCTCCTGCTCTTCAGCTACCGGAGGATCGCCAGGGCGATGCCAGCGGCGTAGAGGGTTCCGAGGACGAGGTGCAACCGGGCGATCCCTTTGACCGCCGGGTGGAGCGCCGCCGGCACAGCTGTCGACTGGAAGCGACGGATGATACCCGGGGCCAGTGGCAGCGACAGCAACGCGATGAGCGCTGTCCACGGCACGACGCGCGCGACGACGGCCGCGGCGATGACGACATACGCGCCGCCAAGCAACGCCGCCAGCACACGAATCCCCACCTGCCGGCCGGCGACGATGACCAGCGTCCGTCGCCCTTTCGCCGCGTCGCCGACCATGTCACGAATGTTGTTGCCCAGCAGAATTGCCGCGACGAGGAACGAGACTGGCAGCGCAGCGACGATGACAGCTCCGGTGATCGTCTCCATCTGAACATAATAGCCAAGCCCAACCAGCAGCAGACCCATCAGAACGAACACCTGCGCCTCGCCGAACGGTGTCCAGGCGATCGCCTTCGGCCCGCCGGAGTAGAGGAACGCGCCCAGCACTGCCACCGCGCCGACGGCGAGTAGCCAGGGCGAGACGGTCACAACCAGGTAGAGTCCCGACAGGAGCGCCAGCCCCAACGTCACCAACGCCCCGCGCAGGACGGCCTTGTCGGTCAGATGGCCAAGGACGATGCTGCCGGAATTGCCGACCGATTCGTGCGTGTCCAGCCCACGATGGAAATCCTCATACTCGTTGAGCATATTCGTAGCGGCCTGGATCAGCACCGAGCAGACGAGCATGGCGAGGAAACGGTCCACGAAGAACACGCCCTCCCAGGCAGCCAGCGCCGAACCGACCAGCACCGGAACGGCCCCGGCCGTCAACGTGAATGGCCGGATCAGCGGAAACCAGTTGGCGATATGTTGACGCACTCGCGCTCCCCCTGTAGCGTGCTCACACGGCGATGATGCCGCGCGACTCCACCGTAGAGTATGGCCCGTCGCGATCGCGGCTGACGAGGAGCAACGAGGACGATGTCGAATGAGATTCTGCGCGAACAGCAGACCTACTACAACGAGCGATCGGGTGAGTACGACGAGTGGTGGCTGCGCAAGGGTCGCTATGACCGCGGCGAGGCCGAGAACGCCATCTGGTTCGGAGAGCAGGGGGAAGTCCGTGCCGCATTCGCCGAATTGCCCTGGGGCGGCGATGTCGTCGAGCTGGCCGGCGGCACCGGCATCTGGACTCTCTGGCTAGCGCCGCGCGTCCGTCGGTTGACTGTGCTGGACGGCTCGCTGGAAATGATCGCCATCAATTCGACTCGAATGCGGGCCGAAGGGCATATCGGTCGTGTCGAGTATCGCCAGCTCGATCTGTTCGATTGGGCGCCCGAGCGGCAGTACGACGGCATCTTCGTCGGCTATTTTCTCTCGCACGTCCCGGCTGCGACCTATGATCGGTTTCTCGCGAAGATCGGCGCGGCGCTGAAGCCGGGCGGGCTGTTCGCGATGATCGACGGCCGGCGCGAGGAGCGATCGTCGTCGCCCGACCAACCACCGCCGCCGCCCGAAACCGAAGTCATGACTCGCCGGCTCAATAGCGGCCAGACCTACCAGATCATCAAGCGCTACGACGACCCGAGTCCGTTCACCTCCGCGCTCGACCAGGTTGGCATCGACGCCGATGTCCGGACGACCGCAACGCACTTCATCTACGCGACAGGGCGCAAGCGCTAGCATCTCGCCGCTATCCGACGTGGACACGGTTGACGCATGCCTGATTGCGCCGGCCACGTCCACGCGCCCACCAGACTCCCACGTGCGCGGTACGTAATCCTTCGTACCGCGCAATACACAATCATGGCCTTCGTGATTACGTGAATCTCACGATGTCACGCTGTGTCTTGCCGCCTACTCTCAATGCATCGATACGGAACCGCATCGCAAGAGAGCCAGAAAGGGGCAAGACGATGCAATCAACGACCAGCCACCCGCAACGGCACGTCGACATCCGCCACGTCCGGTTCGCAGCAGTAGTCACCGGGATCCTCCTTGCCAGCCTCATCCTGATCGCTGTGCGTCGCAACGCAGACACAACCGAGCCGATCCTCGTTGCGCCGGCAGTGACAGCGCCCATCGCTGGCATGCCCAGTAACACCGCCATGACATTCGAGTCAATCCGCTTCCTCGAGCAGAACACCTACCTGCCAGACGGTACTGCCGCGCCGGCCACAGACTACTCGCTCGACTGGAAGCGCTTTGTGGGGGCTAACAGCGTCATCGGCGCCCGGACCGACCCGATTATTTCAATGGGACGCCAGCGCTTCATCGACGCGAACACCTACCTGCCGGGCTACACAGACAAGCAGTCCAGCCAGACACTGAGCGGAGACGAGATCCGCATGCTGGAGCAGAATCTGTATCTACCCGGAGACGGCAACGGATACGTGAACTTTGAAACGCCGCCGCTTGCGACCGTCGATCACTCGGATCTCAAAGCCTATTTCTCGGATGGTCTGGGCCAGGGCTGGGTCCCAAACGGCAAGCCAACCATCGCCTCAGACATTACGGCCAGCCGGGGACAACGCGGCGCCGCGTCGCGACGCTAGTGCGAGCGCCAGGCGCCACCGACGACACCCGTGGACAATGACGTCCGCGGGTGTCGTCGTGTTGGCTGGCGCGCAGTCGCGCGATGGCGACGTCGGTGACCCGTCAGTTAGCGCGCTGTCTGGAGATCGAGCGCGCAGCGACTGCTAGTGGTCGCGACTTGGCTGATGCTGATCGCCCAGCCC
Protein-coding sequences here:
- a CDS encoding 4Fe-4S dicluster domain-containing protein, with the protein product MRYGFVIDHRKCIGCHACTVACKSENEVPLGVFRTWVKYTEKGEFPNTRRFFTVERCNHCDNAPCIEICPTKALYRRPDGIVDFDASRCIGCKSCMQACPYDAIYIDPFTNTAAKCNYCAHRVDQNLLPACVVVCPAKAIIAGDIDDPTSEIHQLISRENVSVRKPEQGTRPKLFYLGADDASLTPEALSWDNAYLWGEIRPDGRPKEAKQANEPLVGPGDTKVVYDVHHPKPWGWRVATYLWTKGIAAGALLIAAILLLFGWAGDRSTFDLAAPVLAIAFIVLTAIFLIADLKRPERFWFLLLKPNPTSWLVWGGYILGLFGGVAFLWLVAALLDLDAAQNVLMALSIPLAAAAAGYTAFLFGQAEGRDSWQSPLTLPHLLAQAGVAGAAILLVAGALLGAGGDDLRVLGGVLAGGVAISTALLLFEYSVPHVNAHVRKTIDLITRGPYRGVLYQGVLLLGALVPLVLVALMFLTGADAVLGALAGLAALAGLWFYERMWVSAGQDVPLS
- a CDS encoding metal-sensitive transcriptional regulator → MPSIDRLDADIREDMIQRLKRIEGQARGIQKMIDEGRDCSDVMTQISAMRSASHSLSTELLEEFALHCLRNPDEYPSPEKAVAQMVSMVSRLTR
- a CDS encoding ubiquinone/menaquinone biosynthesis methyltransferase codes for the protein MPTPTHHPSHVPPLEDKAIYVQSMFARIAGRYDLLNDLMTAGRHRYWKRVAARAAEPAGAVALDLGAGTGDIARQLVHLGAREVVAVDFVPEMLAPAVERATREGVTNLRFAVADALALPFADESFDCVTSGFLVRNVTDQEQAFREMCRVLRPGGRVVCLEASRRDGLVGYLLSVGFGVVARLLGQIIARDKDAYAYLPDSAAAFASPAELAETMRRAGFVEIQYRTFGLGLIAIHRARRPDVGRDSSRLTS
- a CDS encoding 1,4-dihydroxy-2-naphthoate polyprenyltransferase; this encodes MRQHIANWFPLIRPFTLTAGAVPVLVGSALAAWEGVFFVDRFLAMLVCSVLIQAATNMLNEYEDFHRGLDTHESVGNSGSIVLGHLTDKAVLRGALVTLGLALLSGLYLVVTVSPWLLAVGAVAVLGAFLYSGGPKAIAWTPFGEAQVFVLMGLLLVGLGYYVQMETITGAVIVAALPVSFLVAAILLGNNIRDMVGDAAKGRRTLVIVAGRQVGIRVLAALLGGAYVVIAAAVVARVVPWTALIALLSLPLAPGIIRRFQSTAVPAALHPAVKGIARLHLVLGTLYAAGIALAILR
- a CDS encoding class I SAM-dependent methyltransferase, giving the protein MSNEILREQQTYYNERSGEYDEWWLRKGRYDRGEAENAIWFGEQGEVRAAFAELPWGGDVVELAGGTGIWTLWLAPRVRRLTVLDGSLEMIAINSTRMRAEGHIGRVEYRQLDLFDWAPERQYDGIFVGYFLSHVPAATYDRFLAKIGAALKPGGLFAMIDGRREERSSSPDQPPPPPETEVMTRRLNSGQTYQIIKRYDDPSPFTSALDQVGIDADVRTTATHFIYATGRKR